Part of the Marispirochaeta aestuarii genome, GCTAGGGTAAAACCGCTGGCGGAGTTCATTTCTATTCGGAATCGCTCACTTTAGGTTACAATTATATTCTCAAAACTATACGTCGAAACTAAGGATTTTCAGTACTCACATATTACCTTTTTAACCAAAAGATTTTCATTCTGGATATTATTTCATTATCCTCATTGATCTTATGAATAAACAACCATTATTGTAAATGTTAGTTAATTTTCTTTTCAATATCGTTGTAGAGGTTCTAAAAATCATTCGACTCCATTTTAATTATTTTTGCTTTTTTATCAGTATCAATCAGTTCAATATTCAGATTATTTCTTGCATATATAAATGCGATATCACCATTCTCAAAGGCTTCCCCCGGTTCAGGTTTTACTATAACACGCAATCCTTTTTTCTTTAATTCTGAAATCTCAGTACTCAAGTCTTCACATTTAAAACAAATATGGTGCAATCCTCCCCCTTTCATTGAAAAAGCAAAAACATTTGATGTAGCATCTGTTGGCTCTATCAATTTTATCAAGATAGAACCTTTTTTTTCTAGAAAAACTACCTTAACCTTTTGCCTAGTATTAACAACGATTTCTGTCTTCTGTTTGTAATCAAAAACTTTCTCCCAATGAGCAATTCCGTCTTTAACTGATTTGACTAC contains:
- a CDS encoding VOC family protein; translated protein: MIIDHIGIVVKSVKDGIAHWEKVFDYKQKTEIVVNTRQKVKVVFLEKKGSILIKLIEPTDATSNVFAFSMKGGGLHHICFKCEDLSTEISELKKKGLRVIVKPEPGEAFENGDIAFIYARNNLNIELIDTDKKAKIIKMESNDF